The following is a genomic window from Deltaproteobacteria bacterium.
CGCTCCTCGCCGGGCAGGCTGAAGCTGAGCTCGAAGGTGGTGCCCACCGGCAGGAAGAACGTGGAGCGCAGGAACATGCCGCTCATGCTCACGTTGTCGCTCGGGAGGGTGGCCGCGAAGCTGGGCTCGTCGGCGTCGCCGCGGCGCAGCCGCACCCGGAGCTCCAGCGTGCGCCGGGGAAAGCCGCGGTGCTCGATGCCGTCCTTGGGGTTGGCCGGCTGAGGCACCGGCACCAGGCGGCGGATCGCGTTGGTGGAGCTGGAGCCGGAGGACTTGGGCTGCTTCTGCTCTTTGGCCATGGCGTCCCTCGCAAGGGCCGAAGGTCTAGCACGACCTCGGCCCGCGCGGATCGGCTGCTCGCCCGCCCGCTCGACGCAATCCCTGCACGGCCGGTCTGGCCCACGCAGGTCCTGCGTCGGATCCGGCGCTGATCCAGACGGGGCGCCGGTGGCATCCCCGCTGCAATGAAGCCACGCCATGAGCGCCACCACCTCGAACGACCACGCCGCCCCCGCGGAGCACGCCCACAAGGCGTGGAAGACCGCCGCGTGGATCACCGGCGCCCTGCTGCTCGTCGCGGCCGGCGTGGCCTTCCTGGTCACCCGGCCCCGCACCGCCGCGCCACCCTGGCGCTTCGAGCTCGCGCCCGCCACGCGCGGTCCGCTGCAGGCGCGCATCACCGCGTCGGGCACGCTCTCGGCGCTCATCACCGTGCAGGTGGGCAGCCAGGTCTCGGGAAAGATCCAGACGCTCGGCGCCGACTTCAACTCCGTGGTGCACAAGCACCAGGTCATCGCGACGATTGACCCGTCGTTCTACAAGGCCGCGCTCCAGCAGACGCGCGCCAACCTCCTCGCTGCCAAGGCCAACACGGCCAAGGCCAAGAGCCAGCTCGAGGACGCCGAGCGCATCGCCGGCCGCAACCGCCAGCTGGTGGCCCAGAAGCTCATCTCCCAGCAGGACGCCGACTCCGCCGAGACCGCCGTGCACGTGGACCGCTCGCAGGTGGAGGCCGCGCAAGCCGCGGAGGTGCAGGCCCAGGCCGCGCTGGATCAGGCGAAGATCAACCTCGACTACTGCACCATCGCCTCGCCCATCGACGGGGTGGTCATCTCGCGAAACGTCGACGTGGGCCAGACCGTGGCCGCCGCGCTCCAGGCGCCGACGATCTTCACCATCGCGCAGGACCTCACCCACATGCAGGTGGACACCAACATCGCCGAGGCCGATGTGGGCCACCTCGCGCCGGGCATGAAGGCGAGCTTCACCGTCGACGCCTACCCGAGCGAAGAGTTCAACGGCGTGATCCGCGAGGTGCGCAACGCGC
Proteins encoded in this region:
- a CDS encoding PilZ domain-containing protein, whose product is MAKEQKQPKSSGSSSTNAIRRLVPVPQPANPKDGIEHRGFPRRTLELRVRLRRGDADEPSFAATLPSDNVSMSGMFLRSTFFLPVGTTFELSFSLPGEERPVQVRAELMRHQGEPLSGMGVRFEEFHGQSEIAMARLFLDAKMQEFSGRYLGSARAKTLDSEHERLVDALAAWELEKVTSGMDPWAP
- a CDS encoding efflux RND transporter periplasmic adaptor subunit, with the protein product MSATTSNDHAAPAEHAHKAWKTAAWITGALLLVAAGVAFLVTRPRTAAPPWRFELAPATRGPLQARITASGTLSALITVQVGSQVSGKIQTLGADFNSVVHKHQVIATIDPSFYKAALQQTRANLLAAKANTAKAKSQLEDAERIAGRNRQLVAQKLISQQDADSAETAVHVDRSQVEAAQAAEVQAQAALDQAKINLDYCTIASPIDGVVISRNVDVGQTVAAALQAPTIFTIAQDLTHMQVDTNIAEADVGHLAPGMKASFTVDAYPSEEFNGVIREVRNAPQTVQNVVTYDAVIDVANPALKLKPGMTANVTAVFADRADALKVPNAALRFRAPEALLSSSPAVPNVKGDHRVVWVMKGAMPTPVAVRIGVSDGSATEVLEGLTAGDKVVTEAVSTSKGGPGSFGRVF